One window of the Alligator mississippiensis isolate rAllMis1 chromosome 5, rAllMis1, whole genome shotgun sequence genome contains the following:
- the GADD45A gene encoding growth arrest and DNA damage-inducible protein GADD45 alpha: MTLEEPGGPRRSRARMETAGSALQEVLSKALSQRSVTVGVYEAAKLLNVDAERVVLCLLAADEEDARDVALQIHFTLLQAFCCENDISILRVSNPARLAELLRLPPPGAGPGLDPPADLHCVLVTNPYASQWKDPALSQLMCFCRESRYMDQWVPVVNLPDR, from the exons ATGACGCTGGAGGAGCCGGGCGGACCGCGCCGCAGCCGGGCCAG GATGGAGACGGCGGGCTCGGCGCTGCAGGAGGTGCTGAGCAAGGCGCTGAGCCAGCGGAGCGTCACCGTCGGCGTCTACGAGGCGGCCAAGCTGCTCAACGT GGACGCGGAGCGCGTggtgctctgcctgctggccgCCGACGAGGAGGACGCGCGGGACGTGGCGCTGCAGATCCACTTCACGCTGCTGCAGGCCTTCTGCTGCGAGAACGACATCAGCATCCTGCGCGTCAGCAACCCCGCGCGCCTCGCCGAGCTGCTGCGCCTCCCGCCGCCCGGCGCCGGCCCCGGCCTCGACCCGCCCGCAGACCTGCACTGCGTGCTCGTCACG AACCCCTATGCTTCTCAGTGGAAGGATCCAGCACTGAGTCAGCTAATGTGCTTTTGTCGTGAAAGTCGCTACATGGATCAGTGGGTTCCAGTGGTTAATCTCCCTGACCGGTGA
- the GNG12 gene encoding guanine nucleotide-binding protein G(I)/G(S)/G(O) subunit gamma-12, with translation MSSKTVSTTNNIAQARRTVQQLRLEASIERIKVSKASADLMCYCEEHAKKDPLLMGIPTSENPFKDKKTCIIL, from the exons ATGTCTAGCAAAACAGTTAGCACCACAAACAATATAGCTCAGGCCCGAAGGACTGTTCAGCAGCTAAGACTAGAAGCGTCAATAGAAAGAATAAAG gTGTCAAAAGCCTCAGCAGATTTAATGTGCTATTGTGAAGAACATGCCAAGAAAGATCCTTTGCTAATGGGCATACCTACTTCCGAAAACCCTTTCAAGGATAAGAAAACTTGCATTATATTATAG